The Mixta hanseatica genome includes a region encoding these proteins:
- a CDS encoding universal stress protein, which yields MTTLLVAIDNSEHSRKVVSLATEQARALKAQVMVLCCIDPAYATCGEPLDITAGEDPADFGAALDEQNTAELVIRHALAQLLGAGIAARGRVVAGESAETIVAQADALDAQMIIMGRRHLSPFNRLLKGSVSAAVIERAHCPVLVDVRAQ from the coding sequence ATGACAACCTTACTGGTCGCAATAGATAACTCGGAGCACTCACGTAAAGTCGTCTCCCTGGCAACAGAGCAGGCGCGGGCGTTAAAAGCGCAGGTGATGGTACTGTGCTGCATCGATCCAGCCTACGCCACCTGCGGTGAACCGCTGGATATTACTGCTGGCGAAGATCCTGCGGATTTCGGCGCCGCGCTGGATGAGCAAAACACCGCAGAGTTGGTGATTCGTCATGCGCTGGCCCAGCTATTGGGTGCGGGCATCGCCGCGCGTGGGCGCGTGGTAGCGGGCGAATCGGCGGAAACCATTGTGGCGCAGGCCGACGCGCTGGATGCTCAAATGATTATCATGGGGCGTCGCCATCTTTCACCGTTTAATCGACTACTAAAAGGTTCCGTCAGCGCTGCGGTCATTGAGCGCGCCCATTGTCCGGTACTGGTGGACGTACGCGCGCAGTAG
- a CDS encoding MFS transporter yields MNGQPAAAPAPHPFTLRLALGLVGVLIAALASGLNDRVTDIALADIRAALGISHDQGSWLIAGYQAAEVAAMMIAPWFAVTLSLRRFALGVAFGFGLVAALLPFVTHYPLFLALRVLQGIFGGALPPLLMTVALRFLPPPLKLYGLSAYALTATFGPNMAATLAAFWTDSVGWAFVFWQVIPAMLVAILLIGWGIPQDPTRFERFRQMDLFGMLTGCSGIALLILVLNHGERLDWLASPLIGAMLLASVALLVTFFINEWFHPLPLFRLQMLARPNLTHGLLTLAGVLLVALSGSALPSAYFSQVEGFRTAQFAPLALMIGVPQLLIAPFIAMLLNLRWIDCRWVLSCGALLLAGSCLMGSQLTSDWARQNFWLIQVMQAFGQPMMILPVLMSATSVVMPPEGPFASAMFNTVRGFSSVAAGTLVEWFISHREQFHSHILLDGAASRSWLLRAGSASEASSSAPLLPDGSISSTENIAHFSTLVKHQAQILSISDSYLLLIAFALLLILLTAWLPKRVWPPQTLLQQPVTTKPGT; encoded by the coding sequence ATGAACGGTCAGCCTGCCGCTGCACCGGCTCCCCATCCTTTTACCCTGCGTCTGGCGCTGGGGCTGGTCGGGGTGCTGATTGCTGCCCTCGCTTCCGGGCTTAACGATCGCGTCACCGATATTGCGCTGGCCGATATTCGCGCCGCGCTGGGTATCAGTCACGATCAGGGAAGCTGGCTAATTGCTGGCTACCAGGCGGCGGAAGTCGCCGCGATGATGATTGCGCCCTGGTTTGCCGTCACGCTATCGCTGCGTCGCTTTGCGCTTGGCGTAGCGTTCGGCTTTGGCCTGGTGGCGGCGCTGCTGCCTTTTGTTACCCACTATCCGTTATTCCTGGCGCTGCGTGTACTGCAGGGAATATTTGGCGGAGCGCTGCCGCCACTGCTGATGACGGTCGCCCTGCGCTTTCTGCCGCCACCGCTAAAGCTTTACGGGCTGAGCGCCTACGCGTTAACCGCAACTTTTGGTCCGAATATGGCCGCCACGCTGGCTGCCTTCTGGACCGACAGCGTGGGCTGGGCCTTTGTCTTTTGGCAAGTCATTCCGGCGATGCTGGTCGCCATATTGCTGATTGGCTGGGGTATTCCGCAAGATCCTACGCGCTTTGAGCGTTTTCGGCAGATGGATTTGTTTGGCATGCTAACCGGCTGCAGCGGTATTGCGCTGCTGATTTTAGTGTTAAATCACGGGGAACGCCTCGACTGGCTGGCTTCCCCCCTGATCGGCGCGATGCTGCTGGCGAGCGTAGCGCTGCTGGTGACCTTCTTTATTAATGAATGGTTTCATCCGCTACCGCTGTTTCGCCTGCAAATGCTGGCGCGTCCCAACCTGACGCACGGTTTACTGACGCTGGCGGGCGTGCTGCTGGTGGCCCTTTCCGGCTCGGCGCTGCCTTCGGCTTACTTTTCCCAGGTGGAAGGTTTCCGTACCGCGCAGTTCGCCCCGTTGGCGTTGATGATCGGCGTGCCGCAGCTGTTGATCGCGCCTTTTATCGCCATGCTGCTTAATCTGCGCTGGATTGACTGTCGCTGGGTGCTTTCCTGCGGCGCCCTGCTGCTGGCCGGATCTTGCCTGATGGGTTCGCAGCTCACCAGCGACTGGGCGCGCCAGAACTTTTGGCTGATTCAGGTCATGCAGGCTTTTGGCCAGCCGATGATGATTTTGCCGGTGCTGATGAGCGCGACGTCGGTGGTCATGCCGCCGGAAGGCCCGTTTGCTTCGGCGATGTTCAATACCGTGCGCGGTTTTTCCAGCGTGGCGGCCGGGACGCTGGTGGAGTGGTTTATCAGCCACCGCGAGCAGTTTCATTCGCACATATTACTGGACGGCGCTGCCAGCCGTAGCTGGCTGTTGCGGGCCGGTTCGGCCAGCGAAGCAAGTAGCAGCGCGCCGTTACTGCCGGACGGCAGCATCAGCTCGACGGAAAACATCGCGCATTTTTCTACGTTGGTTAAGCATCAGGCGCAGATATTAAGCATCAGCGACAGCTATCTGTTGCTG
- the bglF gene encoding PTS beta-glucoside transporter subunit IIABC — protein MSYQQLAREIINEVGGRDNIINVMHCATRLRFKLKDQTLAQSERLKAHPGIIMVVVSGGQFQVVIGNHVHDVYQEICRQNGPDEEAAEAATAEKPGNVFNRLIDIISAIFTPFLGVMAGSGILKGLLALSVACGWLSPASGTYQIWYAASDALFYFFPLVLGYTAGKKFGGSPFLTLTIGGALTHPLMIQAFQLSTQTDASSVAFLGMPVTFLNYSSSVIPIIFAAWISCWLEKQCGKVLPAVIKNFFTPLICLMITVPLTFLLIGPAATWLSQGLAHGYQAIYALAPWLAGLVIGGIWQVCVMFGLHWGLVPLMMNNLAVLGQDTLLPLVLPAVMGQVGASMGVMLRTHDAQLKVLAGSGATAGVFGITEPAVYGVTLPNRRPFIFGCIGGALGGAITGFCGVSAYSFGLASIFSLAQFIPPAGIDMSVWGASLGSLLALLVGCILTLIAGLPARTNSTAKNAAEAVKNVAALPDSAASHRADIAPLAPAVIDNADTLLAPLSGQLLALEKVADTTFASGLLGAGAAIVPHDNYVLAPFHGEVASLFATRHAIGLLSHSGIELLIHVGIDTVKLNGQHFTAHVKPGDTIQPGDLLIEFDRQAIKDAGFDLTTPVIISNSEDYAAVVTLANNELIPSGAPFLGVQRNTKESV, from the coding sequence ATGTCGTATCAACAGTTAGCCAGGGAAATTATTAATGAGGTAGGCGGGCGCGACAATATTATCAACGTGATGCACTGCGCTACCCGTCTACGGTTTAAATTAAAAGATCAGACTCTGGCGCAGAGCGAGAGACTTAAAGCGCATCCCGGCATTATCATGGTGGTGGTGAGCGGCGGTCAGTTTCAGGTAGTGATCGGCAACCACGTACATGACGTTTATCAGGAAATCTGCCGGCAAAATGGCCCTGATGAAGAGGCTGCCGAGGCGGCAACAGCGGAAAAGCCAGGCAACGTTTTTAATCGCCTTATCGATATTATTTCCGCCATTTTTACGCCGTTCCTTGGGGTCATGGCGGGCTCCGGCATCCTGAAAGGCTTGTTGGCGCTCAGCGTGGCATGCGGCTGGCTAAGCCCGGCCAGTGGAACTTATCAAATCTGGTATGCCGCCAGCGACGCGCTGTTTTATTTCTTTCCACTGGTATTAGGCTATACCGCAGGCAAGAAATTTGGCGGCAGCCCGTTTCTTACCCTGACCATTGGCGGCGCGCTTACCCATCCGCTGATGATTCAGGCGTTTCAGCTTAGCACCCAGACCGATGCCTCTTCTGTCGCTTTTCTTGGAATGCCAGTTACCTTCCTTAATTACAGCTCATCAGTCATTCCAATTATTTTTGCCGCGTGGATAAGCTGCTGGCTGGAAAAGCAGTGCGGTAAAGTTTTGCCGGCGGTGATCAAAAATTTCTTTACGCCGCTGATCTGTTTGATGATCACCGTGCCGCTGACCTTCCTGCTGATTGGCCCGGCGGCAACCTGGCTAAGTCAGGGACTGGCTCACGGCTATCAGGCGATTTACGCCTTAGCGCCCTGGCTGGCTGGCCTGGTGATTGGCGGCATCTGGCAGGTTTGCGTCATGTTCGGCCTGCACTGGGGACTGGTGCCTTTGATGATGAATAACCTGGCGGTGCTGGGACAGGACACGTTGCTGCCGTTGGTATTGCCGGCGGTGATGGGGCAGGTAGGAGCCAGCATGGGCGTGATGCTGCGTACCCATGATGCGCAGCTAAAGGTACTGGCGGGCTCAGGCGCTACCGCGGGCGTTTTCGGCATTACCGAACCGGCAGTCTATGGCGTGACGCTGCCGAATCGTCGTCCTTTTATTTTTGGCTGTATCGGCGGCGCGCTGGGCGGCGCCATTACCGGCTTTTGCGGCGTCAGCGCTTACTCTTTCGGCCTGGCCAGTATTTTCAGTCTGGCGCAGTTTATTCCGCCGGCCGGGATTGATATGAGCGTTTGGGGCGCAAGCCTGGGCTCGCTGTTGGCGCTGCTGGTTGGCTGTATATTAACGCTGATTGCCGGTCTGCCAGCGCGAACAAACAGCACCGCGAAGAACGCGGCAGAAGCCGTTAAAAACGTCGCCGCGCTGCCTGATTCCGCCGCGTCTCATCGTGCTGATATCGCACCTTTAGCGCCTGCCGTCATTGACAACGCCGATACGCTGCTTGCTCCGCTAAGCGGGCAACTGTTAGCGCTGGAAAAGGTGGCGGATACCACCTTTGCCAGCGGGTTGCTGGGCGCTGGCGCAGCGATTGTGCCGCATGATAATTACGTGCTGGCGCCGTTTCACGGCGAAGTCGCCTCGCTGTTTGCAACCCGTCACGCTATCGGCCTGCTGAGCCATAGCGGCATAGAACTCTTAATTCATGTCGGCATTGATACCGTTAAACTGAACGGGCAGCACTTTACCGCCCACGTAAAGCCGGGCGACACCATCCAGCCGGGCGATCTGTTGATCGAGTTCGATCGTCAGGCGATCAAAGATGCCGGTTTCGATCTCACCACGCCTGTGATTATCAGCAACAGCGAAGATTATGCTGCGGTTGTTACGCTGGCCAATAACGAACTTATCCCTTCAGGCGCGCCTTTTCTTGGCGTACAACGCAATACAAAGGAGTCAGTATGA
- a CDS encoding IclR family transcriptional regulator, whose protein sequence is MSEKPYHRDDEKTGGIQVIARAAKILNALGEQPGGMSLGEIAQAVDLPRSTVQRIVAALDATQMVRSHGAGGVRLGPALLRLISSVHTDVVEVARPSLQALSDATGETVSLARASGTQLAIVHFIVADRELRVVPRMGLNLPLFSTSGGRALLALESDDDVRALVGESWDAITENTIKTLPELLRQLKEIRQTGVSFDRGETLEGISTMGVALDTLLGRFAVSLLVPAARFHKNEALYRHEILRCKEAMTREIGKHLAHD, encoded by the coding sequence ATGTCTGAAAAACCGTATCATCGCGATGATGAGAAAACGGGCGGCATCCAGGTGATTGCACGCGCAGCGAAAATCCTTAACGCTTTAGGCGAACAGCCGGGCGGTATGAGCCTGGGTGAAATTGCTCAGGCGGTAGATTTACCGCGCTCAACGGTGCAGCGTATTGTGGCGGCGCTGGATGCGACCCAAATGGTGCGTAGTCATGGCGCAGGCGGCGTGCGCCTTGGGCCCGCGCTGCTGCGTTTGATCTCCAGCGTTCATACCGACGTGGTGGAAGTTGCACGCCCTTCGTTGCAGGCGCTGAGCGACGCGACCGGAGAAACCGTTTCGCTGGCCCGCGCCAGCGGTACTCAACTGGCGATCGTGCATTTTATTGTCGCCGATCGAGAGCTGCGCGTCGTGCCGAGAATGGGGCTTAACCTGCCGCTGTTCAGCACCTCGGGCGGGCGGGCGTTGTTGGCACTGGAAAGCGATGACGATGTTCGGGCGCTGGTGGGCGAATCCTGGGACGCCATTACCGAAAACACCATTAAAACGCTGCCGGAACTGCTGCGGCAGTTAAAAGAGATCCGCCAGACCGGCGTCTCTTTCGATCGTGGTGAAACCCTGGAAGGGATCTCGACGATGGGCGTCGCGCTGGATACCTTACTGGGACGCTTTGCCGTTTCGCTACTGGTGCCGGCGGCGCGCTTTCATAAGAATGAAGCGCTCTATCGCCATGAAATACTAAGATGTAAGGAAGCGATGACGCGTGAAATTGGTAAACATCTGGCGCATGACTGA
- the licT gene encoding BglG family transcription antiterminator LicT, which yields MKIAKVLNNNVVVVVDEHQCEQVIMGRGLGFQKRVGDKVDDNKIEKIFAQQNDALVTRLTELLSQIPPEVLTACDRITELARQRLGKLQENACIALIDHCHFALVRHKDNILLPNALLWEIKQLYPKEFSLGLEALAIIHQRLGVMLPEDEAGFIALHLVNAQLNGEMPEVMHITRVMQEILHIVKYQLRLEYDRQSLSYQRFTTHLKFFAQRMLGRCAVADDEEKLYLSIKDNYPQAWRCAEKIEQHLARQYLSALTNEEKMFLAIHIERVRKESQQSVAH from the coding sequence ATGAAAATCGCCAAGGTGCTTAATAACAACGTCGTGGTGGTTGTGGATGAACATCAGTGCGAACAGGTGATCATGGGACGCGGTCTGGGTTTCCAGAAGCGCGTCGGCGACAAGGTTGACGATAACAAAATCGAAAAAATTTTCGCGCAGCAAAATGATGCGTTGGTGACGCGATTAACCGAACTGTTAAGTCAAATTCCGCCAGAGGTGTTAACCGCCTGCGATCGTATTACCGAACTGGCGCGCCAGCGGCTCGGTAAGCTGCAGGAAAATGCCTGTATCGCGCTTATCGATCACTGCCATTTTGCGCTTGTGCGTCATAAAGACAATATTCTGTTACCTAACGCGCTACTGTGGGAAATTAAGCAACTCTATCCTAAAGAGTTTAGCCTTGGCCTGGAGGCGCTGGCTATTATTCATCAGCGGCTTGGCGTAATGTTGCCGGAAGATGAAGCGGGATTTATCGCGCTGCACCTGGTTAATGCTCAGCTTAACGGCGAAATGCCAGAAGTTATGCATATTACCCGCGTGATGCAGGAGATTCTGCATATTGTTAAATATCAGCTACGTCTTGAGTACGATCGGCAATCGCTTAGCTATCAGCGCTTTACTACGCATCTGAAATTTTTCGCGCAACGCATGCTGGGACGTTGCGCGGTGGCGGATGATGAAGAGAAGCTCTATCTCTCTATTAAGGACAATTATCCGCAGGCATGGCGCTGCGCGGAAAAGATTGAACAGCATTTAGCGCGCCAGTATCTGAGTGCGTTAACTAACGAAGAAAAAATGTTTCTCGCTATCCATATTGAACGCGTGCGCAAAGAGAGCCAGCAGTCGGTAGCGCACTAA